Proteins from a single region of Vicia villosa cultivar HV-30 ecotype Madison, WI unplaced genomic scaffold, Vvil1.0 ctg.003894F_1_1, whole genome shotgun sequence:
- the LOC131641637 gene encoding uncharacterized protein LOC131641637: MDTPIDTIKEAKRHTHTYSFFREPLTALEGLSSLMTAFCLKSFTDDYGNILTLLETVVDTPALQTLMQFYDPEMRCFTFQDYQLAPTLEEYSIILNLKVKDEVPFIDVPKEVNFKLIAAALYLSIKEVSDNWKSNGGVSGFSLKFLVRKAKEEFEKKNWNAYNALLAVAIYGIVMFPNVPNFVDSAAVHIFMGKNPIPTLLADTYYAVHSRYEKRGSTITCCLQLLFIWFLSLLPSKGPFVKTRDTLKWTHRIMSLTSYDIQWQKYRINVSEVIVGCGKFDNVPLVGTRGCINYNPVVSLRQLGYALKDKPADHLIAETVYFEKGSDPEKLKGIIVAWKKIRKHNGAHLGKKESLALTPYIEWIIKRVGNLLLPYDRVAPLQKQPPLILSEFVPTELYKDALVTNYRLHEREQETNLKFFEERDAKMRLMHQLKQVEGASSSQASTRRRPYELLEEDLHHKQQECLQLQRSESSLKRQKRDSNKHLAEEKAKTARLEEELRRLRAQRRGDGGAHSVARRS, from the coding sequence ATGGACACTCCCATTGATACTATCAAGGAAGCAAAGAGACATACGCACACCTACAGCTTCTTCCGAGAGCCGTTGACCGCATTAGAGGGCTTGAGTTCGTTAATGACCGCTTTCTGCCTGAAGAGTTTCACGGATGATTATGGGAATATCTTGACTTTGTTGGAAACCGTGGTTGATACTCCTGCTTTGCAAACCTTGATGCAATTCTATGATCCTGAAATGAGGTGTTTTACGTTCCAGGATTACCAGTTGGCTCCGACATTGGAAGAGTACTCTATCATTCTTAATCTCAAAGTAAAAGACGAAGTGCCATTCATCGACGTTCCAAAAGAAGTAAATTTCAAGTTGATCGctgctgctctttatttgagcataaaagAAGTATCTGATAATTGGAAGTCGAATGGAGGTGTCTCGGGGTTCTCTTTGAAGTTCTTGGTGAGAAAAGCTAAAGAGGAATTTGAGAAAAAGAATTGGAACGCATACAATGCATTGCTTGCTGTGGCTATTTACGGGATTGTGATGTTCCCAAATGTTCCCAATTTTGTAGACTCGGCCGCGGTACACATCTTCATGGGAAAGAATCCTATTCCTACATTGTTGGCCGATACTTATTATGCCGTTCATTCCCGATATGAGAAACGTGGATCTACCATCACTTGTTGCCTTCAGTTGTTGTTCATCTGGTTCCTCTCTTTGTTGCCCAGCAAAGGACCTTTTGTGAAGACAAGGGATACGCTCAAGTGGACACACAGGATTATGTCACTTACTTCTTATGATATTCAGTGGCAAAAGTATCGAATTAACGTTTCTGAAGTGATTGTTGGGTGTGGTAAGTTCGATAATGTTCCTTTGGTTGGTACTAGAGGTTGCATCAATTACAATCCCGTGGTATCCTTGCGTCAGTTGGGGTATGCGTTGAAAGACAAGCCGGCGGATCACTTGATAGCGGAGACAGTCTATTTTGAGAAGGGGTCGGATCCAGAAAAGTTGAAGGGGATAATTGTGGCTTGGAAGAAGATCCGTAAGCATAACGGAGCCCATTTAGGGAAGAAGGAATCACTCGCCTTGACACCGTATATTGAATGGATTATAAAACGGGTCGGAAACTTGTTGCTGCCATATGATAGGGTTGCACCacttcaaaagcaacctcctttgaTTCTATCCGAATTTGTGCCAACAGAACTTTACAAGGATGCTTTGGTTACCAACTACAGGTTGCATGAAAGAGAGCAAGAGAccaatttgaagttctttgaaGAGAGAGATGCAAAGATGAGGTTGATGCACCAGCTCAAGCAAGTCGAAGGCGCAAGTTCAAGTCAAGCTAGTACCCGGAGGCGTCCCTATGAGTTGCTAGAGGAAGATTTGCACCACAAGCAGCAAGAGTGTCTACAGTTACAGAGATCAGAGAGTAGTCTCAAGAGGCAGAAACGGGATTCAAATAAACATCTAGCAGAAGAGAAAGCTAAGACCGCTCGACTTGAAGAAGAACTAAGAAGACTTCGAGCCCAACGGAGAGGAGATGGAGGAGCTCATTCTGTTGCCAGGCGATCCTAG